The Flavobacterium johnsoniae UW101 genomic interval TTAGTTCGTTTCACTGAGCTTTCACTTGATGTTGCAGAAGTGTGTTCTGCATGCAGTTGATTTTTTAACATTGTACGCTCATGTACCAGCTGCTCTCGTTCTCGACAAAGCTGTCTCAAATTATTGAATATTTTTAAAGGAGGTTGCCAAATTTCCAATTGCCTTTCCAAACCAAATCTCGAAATGGCTTGTGAAGCGCTCTTGTCAGTTATGGTTTTTATATCTAGTGTTCTAGCATAATTACTGATCTTGTTTGGTAAAACGATACTGACTTGTTTTTTTATACTGAATAAGTAATAAGCTAAGGATTCATGATAGACCCCTGTAGCTTCCATAATGTAGCGTACTTCTGTTGTAATTGATGTCTGCTTATTTACCCACGATACAAGACTTGAAAAACCTTTTTTAGTATTGGGAAATACTTTGTAGGCATAGACTTCTATGTTTATCTGTTCATCCATTCTACCAAGTGATACAACTAATTCTTTTTGTGCAACATCAATTCCTACTGTCTGCTTTAATAATACCTTCATCTTATATGGTTTAGGTAAGTGATAACCTTTCTTAATCTTTTCTCCTGACTGGATATACTGGCTATAAGACTCATTATAATGAGCAAATTCCTTACATTCTGTTCAGATTCTAAAAAGGTTAAAGAAGAGGAGGCAGTCTCTTTTCTTGAATATACCATAAGGCTATTTAAAGCAAAATCTGCTCTCGCCCTTCTTCACTTAGATTATATTATACAAACATAGGAGAAGCAAAAGAAACCCCTTTAAACACGCCTATTATTATTTCAATCCAATTCCATCATTTTGTATATTTGAAATTATTCCATGGAAAATGAAAATAGACACTAAAGACCTCGTCGGAAAATCGGAGCGGTTTGCCCTTGATGTGGCGCAGCAGATATCACAAATTACGTTAGAACCGTTTCTGGAAACCTCATTCCACTGCTCGGAGTTCAGAAACAGTAAAGTGCTTGGGAAACATCTGCACAGGATTGCCAAAAGCGATTATCCGCTGATCTATGTCTTTGAAATCAAGTCCGCATCAAAGGTAAAGGCAATGCTGAAGGCATTTGAAGCTTATCATGCGCTGAACCTTCTCAAAACAAAAAACAGGGACAGGGTGAATCTTTCCAAGTATAATAAAAAAACCTCCACAATCCTTTATGTCGGCAGCTCGACAACCGATTTCCGCAAAAGGGTCAAGGACCATCTCGGAACCCAAAGCTCCCGCACCTATGCCATGCACCTCTGCAGATGGGACGGGGATGCGGATTACGAGGTGTCCATATCAGCCTATCAGGTAATTTCGCAAAGCAACCAGGCCATCGGGCGCTTCATTGTCGAGATCCTCGAACAGCAGCTCTGGGATGCTCTCCAGCCCGTATTCGGCAAACGCAGCGGTCTATAGATGCAGAAAAAATCATTAAAGCAAAACTTAATAATAAGACGCTTAAAATATTACAAAACAAACTATTGAAGTTTTACAAAACAAAAAACCGACCTATATGGCCGGTTTTATTTTGTCCGTCTGTTAAGGAATTTACGTCGGACCTGCACTTCTATCCTGCACGGATTTCCTCTATGGAGTATCCGGAAGACACGCCTTCAGAAGATCCGAATTTTTAATCTTCAGGGTCTGCTGCCTTCCTCCGTTCTTCTCGTATATCTCGATAAGCAGCAGCTTGCCGTCCGTAAGGGTGAAAAGGTCCAGTACGTATACGCAGCGCTC includes:
- a CDS encoding IS110 family RNA-guided transposase, which gives rise to MKVLLKQTVGIDVAQKELVVSLGRMDEQINIEVYAYKVFPNTKKGFSSLVSWVNKQTSITTEVRYIMEATGVYHESLAYYLFSIKKQVSIVLPNKISNYARTLDIKTITDKSASQAISRFGLERQLEIWQPPLKIFNNLRQLCREREQLVHERTMLKNQLHAEHTSATSSESSVKRTKKRIALIDLQEKEIREEIAVLIKGDQALVEKIKIVSSIPGIGNLTAVTIIAETNGFELIKNKRQLVSYAGLDVREKTSGTSVKSKPRISKRGNRNLRKVMHFPALAAIRTDERFRDIFLRIVSRHGIKMKAIVAIQRKLLELTFILWKNNAFYDSGFNHDQVPSALIKA